Proteins encoded by one window of Kiritimatiellia bacterium:
- a CDS encoding TonB-dependent receptor, which yields MATRQTRTNHGWSAVVLASVIGGWAQTATERAVPGIEVTATRTPAELVATPASVVRLDANALTFERGARSLPEAMAAVPSVLPQRTANGQGSPFLRGFTGFRTLLLVDGIRLNHAAMREGPNQYWATVDMLSLRSIEAVLGPGSVLYGSDAIGGTVQAFTPDPPDAAGTMNGRLLYRAASAERSQMARAEAAARPDETVGFHVGLSLKDIGDIEGGRSVGRQPHTGYDEWAADGKLVLRLSDQADLTVGHQSVRQDDVWRTHRTIYGITWKGLQRGTDQYLFYDQARDLTWARLSLRDVAPALTRLTATVYRQWHGEDEYRMKEDGARTRQGFDVVGWGGGLQLETETDAFRWVYGVDVSRDLVDTYSHKLAADGSVKSRSIQGPIADDATYDLFGVYVQPVLGGEKAGWMVVPGARYSHVRLEAERVAHPLTGERFEMEHDWNSLIGSVHGSLSFDDDRRGWLFAGVAQGFRAPNLSDMSRFDIARSGEQEVPVENLDPERYVSAEIGARWHDDRLRGQVVAYRTWMDAMIVRAPTGRVVGDGLLEVTKKNAGDGWIHGVEAIGEWEFVEDWSVRALGAWMDGEVESYPTSEPRQVREPVSRLLPPTGELALRYGPGRWWVEAAVRGSAKADQLAASDRRDTQRIPPGGTPAWLVGSVRAGATLWRDVRAAVGVENITDEDYRIHGSGVNEPGRNFVLTLDARF from the coding sequence ATGGCGACGCGGCAGACGAGGACGAACCATGGGTGGTCAGCCGTGGTGCTGGCCAGTGTGATCGGCGGCTGGGCGCAGACCGCAACGGAACGGGCGGTCCCCGGCATCGAGGTGACCGCGACGAGGACGCCGGCAGAACTGGTGGCCACACCTGCCAGCGTGGTGCGGTTGGACGCAAACGCGCTGACCTTCGAGCGCGGCGCGCGGTCCCTGCCCGAAGCAATGGCGGCGGTCCCATCGGTTCTGCCGCAGCGCACCGCGAACGGTCAGGGATCACCGTTTCTGCGCGGCTTCACCGGTTTCCGCACGCTGTTGCTGGTGGACGGAATCCGGTTGAACCACGCCGCGATGCGCGAGGGGCCGAACCAGTACTGGGCGACGGTGGACATGCTCTCGCTGCGCTCGATCGAAGCGGTGCTGGGGCCGGGCTCTGTGCTGTACGGCAGCGACGCGATCGGTGGCACCGTGCAGGCGTTCACCCCCGATCCGCCTGACGCCGCCGGCACCATGAATGGCCGGCTCCTCTACCGCGCCGCGTCGGCCGAGCGCTCGCAAATGGCGCGCGCCGAAGCCGCCGCCCGACCGGACGAGACCGTCGGGTTTCACGTCGGGCTCTCATTGAAAGATATCGGCGACATCGAGGGCGGGCGCTCGGTGGGTCGCCAACCCCACACCGGCTATGACGAGTGGGCGGCGGATGGAAAACTTGTACTGCGGCTCAGCGATCAGGCGGATCTCACCGTGGGACATCAGAGCGTCCGTCAGGACGACGTCTGGCGGACCCACCGAACCATCTACGGCATCACGTGGAAGGGCCTTCAGCGTGGCACCGACCAGTATCTTTTTTACGATCAGGCGCGGGACCTGACCTGGGCACGGCTCTCCTTGCGCGATGTGGCACCCGCGCTGACCCGCTTGACCGCCACTGTCTATCGTCAGTGGCACGGCGAGGACGAATACCGCATGAAGGAGGACGGCGCACGCACGCGTCAAGGCTTCGACGTCGTCGGCTGGGGTGGCGGGCTGCAGCTCGAAACGGAAACGGACGCCTTCCGGTGGGTCTATGGCGTGGACGTCTCGCGCGACTTGGTGGACACCTACAGCCACAAGCTGGCCGCGGACGGCTCGGTGAAGTCACGATCGATTCAGGGACCGATCGCGGATGACGCGACCTACGATCTCTTCGGCGTCTACGTGCAGCCAGTGCTGGGCGGCGAGAAGGCCGGCTGGATGGTCGTGCCCGGTGCGCGCTACTCCCACGTGCGGCTGGAGGCCGAGCGGGTCGCCCACCCGCTCACCGGCGAGCGCTTCGAAATGGAGCACGACTGGAACTCGCTGATCGGATCGGTCCACGGTTCGCTTTCGTTCGACGACGACCGCCGGGGATGGCTTTTTGCGGGCGTCGCGCAGGGGTTCCGCGCGCCAAACCTGTCGGACATGAGCCGCTTTGACATCGCACGCAGCGGCGAACAGGAGGTACCGGTGGAGAACCTCGACCCCGAGCGCTATGTGTCGGCCGAAATCGGGGCCCGCTGGCACGACGACCGGCTGCGCGGGCAGGTGGTCGCATATCGCACATGGATGGACGCGATGATTGTCCGCGCGCCGACCGGCCGGGTGGTCGGAGACGGACTTCTGGAGGTCACCAAGAAAAACGCCGGCGATGGCTGGATCCATGGGGTCGAAGCGATCGGCGAATGGGAGTTTGTGGAGGACTGGTCAGTACGCGCGCTGGGCGCGTGGATGGACGGCGAAGTGGAGTCGTACCCGACCTCCGAACCCCGGCAGGTTCGTGAACCGGTCAGCCGGTTGTTGCCGCCGACCGGAGAACTGGCGTTACGGTATGGCCCCGGCCGCTGGTGGGTCGAGGCGGCGGTCCGCGGATCCGCGAAAGCTGATCAGCTTGCCGCGTCTGACCGTCGCGACACGCAACGCATTCCGCCGGGCGGCACCCCCGCCTGGCTTGTCGGCAGTGTGCGTGCGGGTGCCACCCTCTGGCGCGACGTTCGAGCCGCGGTGGGCGTTGAGAACATTACCGACGAGGACTATCGAATTCACGGTTCCGGCGTCAATGAGCCGGGCCGGAACTTCGTGCTCACGCTCGACGCCCGCTTCTGA
- a CDS encoding LamG domain-containing protein, which produces MNANRGWRHAWALSLALVGSVVAQESPPTNGLVLYMPLDSADGGGWTYDTTTNKFRARAVEVRWTSIGRVNGACEFLDTGSFLAVSNPIVSGPQWSLTMWFRIVRVGDAPRTLLERDATTGLVVQVIADPADSNRHGRLRWRVGGAEAIGDVSVDDKRWHHFALVADGQRVRAWIDAVAQTNSVEWGAPLPATPPPWIFGMNRSAPGAAETNRSWNGVMDELRIYDRALSAAEIEASRAAVKSRFTRAQVQQRIREIQELYDRGLLMRDFYERKMAECEADL; this is translated from the coding sequence ATGAACGCAAACCGTGGCTGGCGTCACGCATGGGCATTGAGCCTCGCGCTCGTAGGCTCGGTGGTCGCGCAGGAGTCACCGCCGACGAACGGCCTGGTGCTGTACATGCCGCTGGACAGCGCGGATGGGGGCGGTTGGACCTACGACACCACCACGAACAAGTTTCGCGCGCGCGCGGTCGAGGTGCGCTGGACCTCGATCGGCCGTGTGAACGGCGCCTGTGAGTTTCTGGACACCGGCTCGTTCCTTGCGGTCAGCAATCCGATCGTTTCCGGTCCCCAATGGAGCTTGACGATGTGGTTCCGCATCGTGCGGGTCGGCGACGCTCCGCGCACGCTGCTGGAACGCGACGCGACGACCGGACTGGTCGTCCAGGTGATTGCCGATCCAGCGGACTCCAACCGACATGGGCGGCTGCGCTGGCGCGTCGGCGGCGCGGAGGCGATCGGAGACGTTTCGGTGGACGACAAGCGCTGGCATCACTTCGCGCTGGTCGCCGATGGTCAGAGGGTTCGGGCGTGGATTGACGCGGTGGCGCAGACGAACTCGGTCGAGTGGGGTGCTCCGCTCCCAGCGACACCGCCTCCTTGGATTTTCGGGATGAACCGTTCTGCTCCCGGCGCGGCGGAGACCAACCGTTCCTGGAACGGCGTGATGGATGAGTTGAGGATCTATGATCGGGCGCTCTCCGCGGCCGAGATCGAGGCCAGCCGCGCCGCGGTGAAAAGCCGGTTCACACGTGCTCAGGTTCAGCAGAGAATCCGGGAAATTCAGGAACTTTACGATCGGGGCCTTTTGATGCGGGACTTTTACGAGCGGAAGATGGCCGAGTGCGAGGCGGACCTCTGA